GTCAGTCGCGATGCCTCGCAGCTTATCGACTGACGACACGACCATGACGACCTGCACATACAAGCTTCGACCCGACCATGACCACCGAGTCAACGAatggcggccaagcagccACTGGCAGTAGTTTGCGATCCATGCTGACCGTCCGTCCATGCGCCCCTGGTCCATGCACGGCACACAAGTTTGGGTGCTCGCAGACATCCACCTGACTCACTCGTACATATGTATTGCGGCACGACAGCAtgcgacctcgacggcgccgcgcactGAACCCAGTGCGCCCATCGACGATCCCTCGCTCTGCAgtccccctccgcccccctctccctgGGACACCCTCGGGCCTGCATGGCAAACGGCCTGGACCTGAACGGCTGTAACAGCGACAGTGGGGCTCACGACCGACCACGGTACTTCGgtcggcagcctcgcagCTATAACTGCGTGGAACAGGCGCCCTTTGGAAGATTATGGCTATCTGGAGAACAAGCCGCAGGCGACCCTGCGCGCGGGTCGCTGATGCAGAGCAGGCAGTTTAACACCGGGAGAGCTTTCACGTCTGAGCCGCCAAGCGGATCGTCACCCCGCAATCGCCCAAGTGCCAGGTTCCAGAACCCCACTTCAGAATGTGGCTTTCGAGTCACCTGCCTCGCCATCCGCCCAAGTTGCTTCTGCAACTACCAGTTAGTCGATCCAAGAGCGGGCAAGGTTGACGCGGGGGGATGGATATCGCTTCCGGCGCGGGTCAACATCCTGCCTAGCGTTGGCTCGTGGATCGCCAGCCGCGTGGGCTTGCCATCGACCGAGAGCCTGCTACACAGACGTCTGCATGAAGTCACTGAATCACGCCCAGGCTGTGGCTGTGGCGCTCTTGCCGACGCCTGGCGTCTCATCGGTTCTCGATGCTTGACCAGTGTCTCGTCCCCGGGGGTTGCGGATCGAGCATGGCTTCCGGGATTGTCAGGTCCTTGCCGAACGCCCCGCTGGTCTCGAGGGAAAGGGCCCGCAATGTCCAGGGGCGTGTGACCCCGGAGCCGTCGGGGAAGGGATGGCCACGGGATACTGATCTTACCTCGGGTCTGCATCGAGCGCCGCACCCTCGCAACACGTATTCGAGGTTGCATACTTAGGGCTCAGCCTGTCCGATGCACAAGCCTTGGGACTCAGCGGTTTCCCATCATTCACTTTAGCCTCACGGCTGCAGAAACTCCACAGAACTCTCTTGAGGAAAGGGGACCTCGTGATGCCCAGCGGGGTCCCGAGCCACTGGCATGGCCCTGCCCAATGTCTGGCGTCATTCCGTGAGGTGCCTGGGATTCAGAGCACTTGGGCCCCTCATTGTTCATCGCACGGTCGTAAGCGGCCCCCAAATGCAGGAAGCAGCCACATCCCTGTTACCCCGGATTTCTCCTGGCTGGCGGAGGCGCCTGCAATGCAGGTTCCCAACACTGGGGCGTGATCATCCGTGGGATTATCAGGTCATACCGCTTCATCtgttgggcggcgccgacgaagccCACAGCAGCTCTAGCGCCCGCTAAGCGACTCCTGGGCTAACTAGTGCTCTGCAGAatgcggcgaggccgtcacgttgacgacgggctcATCCCCTGTAGAAACCAGGCTCACATTCGAATGCCACCGCGGTTCGCGGCACGGACTGGACGCTGTTGGGCCGCTCACATAGGCTACGTAGGGCATGACGCGCGAGGCTCGCCAACGACGTCACGTATTGCCACAGAGATATGTCTCGGCTCCGGGGTATCATCCATTCTCCACATTCTGAAGCGGTTCTTATCGTTATAGTATACAGGATTGTTCACTTTGTGGCTTTGTGCATGTCACGCCCGACTCTATGCAGACGACGGCTGTGCAGACTTTTGCTGCttcagcttctcctcgaaTTTAGCAAACTCTTGCATGgcaatctcctcctcctggtcGAGAATTTGATGCACCCCTTTGACCTCTTCTATCTGTACAGTAGGTTGTCAGTAACGGAAAAGCACACAGGGGGGGTCCGAAGACCAATGTCTTACATAGTGCATCAACATGCCCTCTATGCCATTTTTCAGCGTGACAGTACTTGAGTCGCATGTCCGGCAGGCTCCGCGCAGCTTCAGATTGACGTAGCCGTCTTCGAACCCACGAAACTCAATGTCGCCTCCGTCTTCCTGAATGGCAGGCCGGATGCGAGTCTCGAGAAGCTCCTTGATCATGCCGacgacctcatcgtcgtcctcattGTAGGCCAGGCTGTCCTCCTCGGCAGCCTGGTCGCCTTCCCGTCGCTCGGcgacgttgacgatggtCTCGCCCGAGGTGATGGCCTCCGTGATGAGGGCGAAGACCTCGGGCCGAATGTGCGCCCAGTTGGCATCGCTCGCCTTGGTGACGGTAATGAAGTCGGCACCATAGAAGACAGAGGTGACGCCATCAATGTTCATGAGCTTGGCGGCCAACGGGGacggatgcggcggcgagatggtCGCTCGCGGGTTGAGGTACTCGATGAACGGCGTGTTGAGCTCGGCGGGGACGACGCGGTGATTCGGGAGGAACTTGAGGGCGTCTGCGTTGGGCGTGTTCTCGGTCTGGATGAAGAtggtgcgcgcgccgccggcacccaGGCTGGGCGCGAGGTTTCGCTGTTGGTGTTTCAGAgacgccagcgtcgtcggtcgCAGGCCGCTCGCGCTCAggacggcgggcatggcTCTTCCGGACGTGGTGCTGAGTTGCCGAGCCCATCTCGGCGCAGCTcggacgtggtggtggcatctggctgctggctgggtggcgagggcgcgggtgAGCGCCctcggtgtcgtcgccgcggacaTTGTTGACGGCTGGAGTACCCCGTTCCTTCTATGGCTTGCGATGCAGCGAATGTGTGAAGCCGGAGGTTATCAACGGCTCGTAGGTTCGGGTGCTGCGGCAATATACATGTGGTTTCAACGTTGAAGGGAAGTGACGTCGAAAATGTTTCTGGGGAAGTGGGCTCTGGCGCAGTGCGTCAGTCAAGCCCCGAAGGCGGCGCTTCTCGGAACTGCAATTAGTAATGCCAATGCCTGGTCAGGCCCACTGCTGGAACTCCCCCACCCACAGCGCAGGCAGTGGAGGCAGGTGCAGGAGTCCACCCATGCTGGCCGTGCTCcttcggcagcggccagctcTGCCGGAGGGCGGGCACTTGCTCGGCTGCGGGTCCGTTGTTTTTTTCCCC
The genomic region above belongs to Purpureocillium takamizusanense chromosome 5, complete sequence and contains:
- a CDS encoding uncharacterized protein (COG:O~EggNog:ENOG503NYHI); translation: MSAATTPRALTRALATQPAARCHHHVRAAPRWARQLSTTSGRAMPAVLSASGLRPTTLASLKHQQRNLAPSLGAGGARTIFIQTENTPNADALKFLPNHRVVPAELNTPFIEYLNPRATISPPHPSPLAAKLMNIDGVTSVFYGADFITVTKASDANWAHIRPEVFALITEAITSGETIVNVAERREGDQAAEEDSLAYNEDDDEVVGMIKELLETRIRPAIQEDGGDIEFRGFEDGYVNLKLRGACRTCDSSTVTLKNGIEGMLMHYIEEVKGVHQILDQEEEIAMQEFAKFEEKLKQQKSAQPSSA
- a CDS encoding uncharacterized protein (COG:O~EggNog:ENOG503NYHI) → MSAATTPRALTRALATQPAARCHHHVRAAPRWARQLSTTSGRAMPAVLSASGLRPTTLASLKHQQRNLAPSLGAGGARTIFIQTENTPNADALKFLPNHRVVPAELNTPFIEYLNPRATISPPHPSPLAAKLMNIDGVTSVFYGADFITVTKASDANWAHIRPEVFALITEAITSGETIVNVAERREGDQAAEEDSLAYNEDDDEVVGMIKELLETRIRPAIQEDGGDIEFRGFEDGYVNLKLRGACRTCDSSTVTLKNGIEGMLMHYVRHWSSDPPCVLFRY